DNA sequence from the Manihot esculenta cultivar AM560-2 chromosome 11, M.esculenta_v8, whole genome shotgun sequence genome:
TCGTCAACGGACAAGATTGTTTGACTACATTGTGTTTAGCTTTCGTTAGATAGACACTCAAGTTTACTATTTTTCTCTTGCGTTGCTTGCTTAATACGGAGACAAAAATCTGGTGTCACGTAGGCACACCAATATAACCTTATGGTTCAGCTAATGGACCGCCATGTAAGAGAGGAGATAAAAATGAAGCAGAGTGTGATCGTGTGAAGATTTATCATTGGCGTACAAGCATACAAATGGTCTTGATCATATCAATCACTGATTTGGCTGGATCAGGGCCCACAGAAGAttgctttttttaaaaaaaaaaaaaaaacagtgggACCAAAATCTGTGAAGAAATATTGATTAGACTGTAATCTTTTGGGTGGTGTAAAAGAAAATCGAAAGTTGAAAAGATCCCACTTAGGCATAGGGTTAGCAAATGATGCCGGatcatttattttctaatatttttgtttaaaattttatataaaaaaaataattataattttttttttcactgcaAACATACattcttattaaaaaaattattttaacttaGCAACATGGTGCCGTTTTTAGCATAGGTGAGAGTGGATAGGGAGGGTGAACAGTGGTGTTGTTTGTAATAGATTGGATTTGGTCTAAAATTTCGGGATATGTCGTTTTTAGATAGGTGCCAACTGTATATCGGTTTGTGTATTAGGttggagaatttttttttttataaaaaatatatatataattaaaaaaaataaaggaatataaaattgaaatgtatatttttatttatttagaatttattcacaattaactatattttcaaatgaataaaaatatgatatgttatacactttaacttataaaaattaagaattttgaatgattgtatcCATCAGCATTGCAACACACATTCAAAACAAAATGAATTAGAGTCtatgataaatttttatatcaaaaagAAAATGTATATACTTTAATTCAGAATAACGGAacgaattaataaaaaaaatttaagatagaTTGAGTTCATATGATTTATTTAATACTGAATtaagtatataaatattattgtgaaGTTTAATATTATAAAGAGTAGAATAACGATATAAAATCATGCATTaacgttattattattttataaatttaatagctatatacaatttatatatctaaaatttattcACTTAAATCAATATATAATTGATGAAATTGAAATTCGAGGTTAGTGAAATAAGTATACGTGGATTAATTTAAAGATTTAGGATAGTGAATAAGTTTGGTGTAGTAAATGAGGGTAGAAATAGAGTTAGATAGAATTTTTAATTGAAGTTTCAGAGAAAGTTAAAGAGTTGGGAAGATAAAATAGAATCCCTTCTTGAAGGtgacaaaaatatatatattctcaTTGTATAAAATATGTCTAATACCTATTTCTATAGTTGATTGATACACTTTTGTTAGATTTTCTATACGATTTATTAATATTGAACAATTGACTCATTTAATACTAAATTGCTAAGATCATGCTATTCTTGACACACATTATATCAAGACagtcaaagcatacacatttaaaattttgtaagaTGGTTTATATAGATGAGAGTTCAAATGCCTTTATTTCAAGCACTATAATAATTAGATTATCTAGGATTCTCACTGAATTTCGAATGCAAGAGATTTTGGGGTCATGCTTATTCCGACACCTATTTGATTCGAGAGGTTTTGGGGTCATACCCATTCTAACACCTATTTAACTCTCATTTGAAGAGGTCAGATATGCGATATACATGCGTCAAGATCTTAAAGAAATGTATagtttatatattatcaataataaattatgaagGGATGGTTATATATGAAATTCTTACCAGATTAAGGACCATTtgacaatttatttaaaatttctttttgttcttttaaGAATCTTTCTTTGTAAATCTTTTAACAGTGTGTGAATCATTTCTATTTGACCAAATTGAACATATAAAATTGGTATATTGCACAAAACTTGATACATGGTACCACATTATCAtagattttcttttcttaaaacATGTTTGAGCATGAGCATgacctttttttttcccttcttttcCAAATTGACTTTGTCAATTTTGAAAAGTACATAATAAAAACTAGAGATCCAAATTGCACGTTTTCTTTTCAGATAACAAAGAAACAACGGCAAGCACAACATAAAACAGCATTCATCGATCTGAGCAAAGAATTCAGACATAAAAATTTGTCCAAAAGCTTTTGAAGTCAAGCTTCTATTCCATGTGCTTGTTTATTAAAAtcccatgcaaaaacatgcattcaaTAAATCGATATTGTTTGGCTTGTTATGGCCATATTCCAAGGTGGTAGAGGATGGAAATGGTTTTTCCTTCCGATTATACAAACATTCtgtagaaacaaagaagaatGTCGGTCTATATAtgtgagagaaagaagaagagagtgaagaaaattaaaaatggtGGGTTCTCAACCCAAGAGAAGTTGGATTAGCACGCGAAGAGGTTTAGTGTTTTACACACACAGAGGGAGTGTTTGGACCGAGAGAAAAATGGGACCATTTTGCAAGGTGGGGTTtgggaaggaaagaaagagACATTAAGGGTGAGAAAATCCCAAGAAGGAACAAGACAAAGAAAGTTTGCCATGATGATATCTTTATGATTCTTGTACTTGGGACAGTGTTTATTTTCGtgtaaagtaaaaaagaaaatgagaataaTCAATGGCATGTGggcaaatattatatatatatttgcacTGTTTTGTTTAGTGTTATTTCTCTTTTgggtaattttttaatattctttcaTGGTTTTGTATACTTTTCATGAGAATAGTAATTTGGAAAAGAGTTTGtagaatcataaaaaataaagaaaaagaaatgcaGGTACAGCTTCTTCCATGATCGTCGTAGTCTTGTCATTGTAAGGATGATAGCGGCATGAACTGACGAATTCTTCAAGATCATAAACAAGGAGACTTTAGTGCTTGTTtgttaaagaagaagaaaaagaaaagcttgattctctcttcttcttcctgccATGTCTCTTTCTTTGTGGTTTTACACTTAATTTAACTGGTTAATTTTTCAGAAAagctataatttttaattaattaaaatagagAACGATTAGCTATTATCAAATTCCCAAACTAAATATACTAAGGCCACAAACTTACATATGGTAAATTGAGGTAGCCTCTGTGGCAGTAGAAATTATACAATattaattcttaattataaCAAAACTTACATGAAAATTGACGTTGAAGGCGGAAGATAAAATGAGTGTTTGAAAATCTATGATAGAAAATATACATAAGTTCTTATAGAGCTTATGTCTAAGTATAGGAACTAtgatttgttattttaataagtcAAATgtaattatgaatttaaatcattaaatgggttaaaataatattatgaaaacaattaaacttgaataaaaaaaaaaaaaagagttggaCAAAGCAGGCAGCTTGAATTGGGCTAAGATGGGAAGCATTAGtccacataaaaataataaaacatgatAATCAAGGACTGCCTCCCTTCCCCGCCCAACTCCGCCGATGGTGGCAGCTTTCTCCATTTTCCGTGTAATGAAGTTTCATTCGAAAATTGAAACTGCATTTTTATGGAACTTGAAAATTGAAAATCCAATGACAATATTAAATTACAAGTCGTGTTAGCTTCATTCACAAACTTTGCAATACAAAATAAAGAATCatgattttcctttttattcttTCCACACCTTTATTAAGCGATAATAACatataatatgttaaaaaatcTCTTGATGACTAAGACTTTATTTCTGTCCCCTCTCCAAATAACTATCCACCAAAGAAACCCTACGAAGTGGCTAGCGAGACATAACGTCTGAAAATCCATCAAATGCCTGGTGGTCTGCCGGTTCAAGCTTGGCCCAGACTCTCCAAACTATCTCCTGAGTCCTGGCGGTGTCTTGCAGGAGCGGACACCTCTTCTAGTGGTTAAGCTACATTAGGTTCTGATCAGTGCTTAACTGTGTTTCTCTGCACTAACTCACTGGCTTTTCTGCCTCTACCAGTTCGATACATGGGTTGGTAGCTGGCTGTCCTTTCCAAATGGAGGTTTGATTGCTAATATTCAATGGGATTAACATATGCTGCTCCCTAATGTGAAGCCCCCAGGATCAGTCAACTTATGTTACCCAGCCATAGCATATTCTCTGCCTTAATTATCGAGGTTGATGTTGAAAATTGCAAGAAAGAACAAAGAGATCAAGAACTTGGCTTTCAACGTCTACACATTGAAAAGCCTCTGTAGGGAGACTTCGTTTGATACGCATCAACTTTGCACACTTGATATCCTATTATAAACACCATGTGCTTGTTAAAGAATTTAAGCATCTTCTATTCAAAACAGTATGCTGAAGAACTTGCCAATCCAATTTCTTGAATGGTCCTTTGATGCTTTCATTTTTTATTCAGTACTTATTTTCCTGTGAACTGATAAATTAATCCAGAAATGGACCATTTGATGAATCAATTTGAGCTAACTTAGATTGACCAGCAGCTAATGTAGCTAGTGAAAAAGTTCAAGGTcagaaaaattacaaatttgGAAATGCAACAGTGACACTGCTTTCCCCAAAAGGTATACTAATTGGGGCGACGCGTATTCACATTCATGCTAAGCTAACTATTCGATTAAAAACGAAAAACACTTTTAAGTGTTCatgcaattttaaaatatcaggtGTCCAAAAAATGTTCAAGTACTGGAGAATTTTCGTAGAAGTACCTGAAATGCTTACATGATTTCTACTCACTTCAACGTCTTATCAAGTACTGGCAAACATTCGGACAAAATAGCAGCTGCACGCTCCAATTCTTGTTCTGTGATGATCAATGGAGGTACCAATCTAACGACATTCCCTTTTCCTGCTGTTAATATTAAAAGACCAGAGTTTCGACAGGCATCTACAAGAGGTGAAGCAGGTACATCCAGTTCAATCCCTATTATAAGCCCCACACCTCGTATTTCTTTCACATGTGAATTTCCTCCCAGCTTCTGAATCAACATTTCTTTGAAGGACTGACCTTTCTTAGAGACGCTGGTCAAGAAACTAGGTCTTGATATTTTATCCAAAACAGTGAAAGCGGCAGCACAGACAAGTGGTCCACCAGCAAAAGTGCTTCCATGTTCTCCATATTTCATGGCAGCAGCAACTCTTTCACTCATTAATGCAGCTCCTATGGGAAGGCCTCCTGCAAGAGGCTTGGCGATGGTCATTATATCTGGGACTACATTATAGGCTTCATATGCCCAAAGATAACCCGTTCGCCCCAAGCCACATTGAACCTGATAACAGAATTTTTAAATTCTACATCAGATTTACGCTACTTGAagccataaaaaaataaagtacttTCTGCAGTGATAGGATAAGAAAGAATATTATCACAATTTGTGGAATAGAAAAGCATTGTGCCAGAAATTATTAGTTTGAACAGGAGCACAACACTCATCCTGTCCTTCAAAGTCAAAACAATATCAGCTCAGCTCTAGCTTCAAATTAAACTTTGGCAATGACAATTTTTTCATTCTAAAATGGAGAAAAATATAGAAAGAAGACTTATGACTAATTAGTGCAAGTATCCCTCCACTCCTTCCACTGAAGACAAAACATTATGCATCCAGGAATTCTGACTATGTTCTTTTACAGAGAAGAATCTACTATCCGCCTCCATCATACAAGgaatacacacacacacatgcaTGCATGCACAAATTCCAACTCGTTCAAAAGAAAGTTTCCCATGACAACTAATATTGAGAGACGAGGATTAGCTGTTCCCAACCCTGGATTTCGTCAAAATCCAATTCAGTTcaaaataaatgtaaattttgATTTCTGATCTTCTCCAAAAAGAAATTTCCCAGTATTATTCAGCAGGTTTAAATTTTACCCAAGCATATGCCACCGAAATTTGGTGTAGATCACAATGACAGAGGTTCAAACTTAATTCAAATTGAATGGTAGAATCATTACTAGGAATCACGCAATTGACTTTGCCCCAATGAGAAATGCACTGGTTGCAGCAAAGGAGAGTAGATATCAAAATTTGCATCTCAGGATCAATAATCTTTACATAAAGCTATTTCAGTATAAAAAAGACTGGTTACCTCATCAAAAACCAGGAGACACCCAGCTTCATCACAAGCACTACGTAAGGATTGCAAAAATTCCTTTGTTGCACTATAAATGCCACCTTCACCCTGGATAGGTTCTACGAATACAGCAGCTATTTTCCCACATTTAATCAATTCCTTAGCAGCTTGTATGTTGCCATATTCCAGGAAAGTAACTCCAGGCATGACCGGCTCAAAAGGGAAGCGGTAATGCTCTTTGCTTGTCAAAGCAACAGCTCCCATAGTCCTTCCATGGAAGCTATTTGTAAAAGAAATGAACTCTGTTGCTGGGTTTTTCTCATCAGGGTGCGAAACCCTCTGAAACTTCCTAGAAAATTTGATCGCAGCTTCATTTGCTTCTGTTCCAGAGTTTGTGAAAAAGACACGATCAGCAAAAGAACAATCCACCAAGCGTTTTGCCAGCTCCACCTACAAAAACAAAATAATCAGATAAATTATTCTTTATTATCATTTTCCACAAGTAATTATACCATTtaaaatgaggaaaaaaaaaaactttacctGAGGAATTGAATAGTAGACATTGCTCACATGCGTAAGCAAATTGGCTTGCTCTGTGACTGCCTGAACCCAGTCGGGATCCCCATGGCCGAGGGCGTTAACTGCGACACCCGATGTGCAGTCCAAATACTCTCGTCCTTCAGGATCATATACTTTACTACCTTTGCCATGGGCGAGCACCAAAGGGTTCCTTGCATAAGTCCCCACCAGGACCTTGGCCTCCATCTCCATCACCTCCTTACTCTTCATATTCAGCTTCACAGAATCCGGTGGCTGCACATCCACATTAAGACATGCTCGCAACTTAATCGAACGATGAATATCAGCCGCCGGACGAGAAAGAGAGATCGGACGGTTGAGATAGAGCTTGACTGAGCCCATTTTACGATTAAACTTGAAGAAATTTGTCCAGTGTTTTTAAGGGTTCGTGGGTAGTGGGTTTATATAGGGGAAATATCCCTCTTTTTTCAATTGGGGCGAATTATTAGCTTTGTAGGAAATTATTGAGATATGAATCGATTCGATGCTGGAGAAGTGAAGAATTTGAGAGGATTTTTGGAGTAGTGATTGAGATTGGAGAGTAAGAGAGAAGTTTTAGGGTTTACGGTTGCGAACTGGTAACGTGATGCTCCAAAAAGGAAAATGCTATAAATGGCGGGCATTGATTTGGTCAGAGTTCTCTACTTCTCTGTACTTATTTTGAGAATTCGGGTTGGGCGGGTCTCGGGTGACAGTCGGATTCGGGCGGCAGGTGCTTGAACCATGGAAAAGGGTAAAGGGTTATGCAATTAAGTCAAAGATTAAACTAAATGGAAAAAGAGTTGAAGACAGCATCATGTTTTCAAAGGAGAAGATCATCACGGAAACATAATAATCTGTTAATATCTTATAGTTTGATGAACAATCTTCATTTTGTCAACAATGGCAGCCCAGTTCCTCATTTTCTCAATGCAATACTGCTTGATTTTCTTCAGAACTTGAAGAATTTTCTCGTTTATTGCATCACGACAATATAACAATATTATTACATCATACATGTTTTAATAAAACAAAGATGAATGAATCCAcaacaaaatttattttaataaaacaaattGGTGATCAATTACAGCACCATACTTACTatcaggaaaaaagaaaaaatccagCTATCCAAGTAAGAAGATTAACAAAGCAACAGATGCAGAGCGAACCATTAGAGCTACCAAGTTCAATACATCCATGATAAGTCTTGCCGGAATGAGACAGATCTTGCAGCCCCTTGAACACCTCTTTCAGAAATTTGCGGACAATCTTCCACAGTCAAGATTTCCAATTTGTATGACTCAACAAGAGGCTTTAAGCCATCATCTGTAACTCCCAAACACTTTCTTAATCGTAATATGCACAAGCGAGGAAACTGGCTTACAAGCTGCAGCCCCTCATCGCTGATTTCTTGGCATCTGACAAGCTCCAAAGTTTCCAGATACTGAGCTGAACAAAGAGCTTCCATCCCGGCGTCATTGAAGGAATAGACATGGTCGAGAGCGAGTTCCCGAATAGGGCACATCTGAATCAAAGCAAGGATTCCATTTAAAGTAAAGGATGAAAAGGAAGGAAACTCCCCATCGGAGAAAGATATCCGGACGGATTCGAGCATTGGACAGTTTTCAGCTACTGCTTTAAGACTTTCATCTGTTAATCTCAAAGGGTTGTTCAGCAGAAGAGGCAAGGAGAAATCAGAAGGGACTCGGAGGGAAATGGACAGTAGATTTCTTGATTTTTGCGCTAAGCCTATAATGTCACAGTCTCTCACACCAACACACATGTCCAAATGAATCTTCTCCAAGTTCTTGCACTTTcccaacacacaagcaagccctCTCCCAGGGCTGATGATGCAATTCACAAGGCTAAGTTCCGACATAGACTCACATGGGACCAATTGTTTTTGCCATCGATCTACAGCTAACCGATCATAAACCTTCATATATCTGTAATTAGCATCCACTTCGAACTGCAATTTTTTCAGTTTTCGCCAGCTTGATCCTAGCTTAATTAAGTCACCCTCCCCAATCACTCTACAATTCTTAATTGAAAGGTCTTCAAGTGTTTCAAGCTTGCCAAGATATTCCAGCCATTCAACACTCGTAACATTGAGACATCGATTAAGATGGAGAATGGTGAGTTTTTTGCAACCCACAACAAGAGATAATATGCCACAACCAGTTATTCTTGGGGTGAAATTTAACTTCAAAGCTGAAAGCTTGGAGCAAGAAGCCAAATGGCGAAGACCAACATCAGTAATGAAAGTACAATAGCTCAAAGAGAGATCAATCAGGGATGGGCAATTGTTAGAAAGAATCGCAAGCCCATGGTCATCTAACTGCTTTCCTAGCTTGGACATCCAACCAGAGTAAGTTATTTCTACTTTAACCAAGTTAGGAAATCTATTGCAGAGGGAACTGAGAGCTTGATTAGCAGGATCTAATCCACAGCCGAAACGAAGAGATTGTCTCTGTTCTCTATCCAATTCATAGAGACGCTTACATGCTAATGAAACAGAGTTTCTATCAACAGTTTTCTTGACTCTGCTCATTATCTCCCAAACCAATTGGTCTGGTAAGTTATCCATTAAAACCAGATTTCTTCTCTCAGCTTGACAAAAGAATATCTGCCAAGTATAGGAAAAAGATTAATGCAAGAACCGAGATGAAACCCTCAAACTCACCATTATTTCACCAAAATAAATAGACAGAGGCAGGAattaaaaaagagaataaataaaAGCTAAAGCTTGGccctcttttaaattaaaatgggACCAACATATGGAAAACCATTCAAAATTCGTGAAATCTTCCAAGATCTGTAACATCTCATAAAACACTAAAAAACTTTTACTTACCAATCAAAATTGAAACAGAATAAAAGTAATCCTAAGCCCTATATAAGCAGtgacagaatttttttttttttaaagcagaAGGGAAAGAAATTAAGAAAACCCATTTAGCATTTGATCTCAGAAGAACATGTAAtgataaaagaaagaaattcaaCCATATCCAGATCGtaatttatctaataatttCGATTTTGTATGCCTACAACGAACAGATAGCAAAAAcccatataaaaattaatctcaGGGGACAGAAATTACAGACGAAAGAAGGAATAGAGAAATATCCACTCAAATCATCCAGACCATTACCAAAATCaaggatatatatatctgtTGGTAACCACAAGAATGAAACTTTACCCGGAAAAAGAGAGAACCAGGGATGATGGAAAGCGTCCGTTTGTGGTATTTGGAAGCTAGTTACATGTAAATTGGATGATTTTAAGATGTTGTCCCAACCGGATGCTTCTGTTAGTTTGATACCAGAGCCAGAGAAGAGAGCTTTGCCGTTCCTTGCTCCCTATTCCGCTGGAAGCAATAAtgcattttttagaaaaatatccTCCTGCCTTGATTGCGTGTGTAATTAAAACCAAGGGTTCCTAAATTTCATtacaactaaattaaattttatatcttttCAGATCAGCCTTGTTTTCGCggccaaattaaaaaattggttgaattaaattaatttaaaaattcagtataatttaatttttatttttaaaaatttcaattatttcagttaaatttaattttaataaaaaaattgaaaaaatcaagtaataataatgtatttttttcaataatatagaaaaattaaataatattaagattaaaataaaatgtaaaaaataaaaaatttattaaaaatcgaaaccgatcaaatcgaactgaatcgaattaaatcagattagttcggtttgattcagttcctaatcaa
Encoded proteins:
- the LOC110626353 gene encoding acetylornithine aminotransferase, mitochondrial yields the protein MGSVKLYLNRPISLSRPAADIHRSIKLRACLNVDVQPPDSVKLNMKSKEVMEMEAKVLVGTYARNPLVLAHGKGSKVYDPEGREYLDCTSGVAVNALGHGDPDWVQAVTEQANLLTHVSNVYYSIPQVELAKRLVDCSFADRVFFTNSGTEANEAAIKFSRKFQRVSHPDEKNPATEFISFTNSFHGRTMGAVALTSKEHYRFPFEPVMPGVTFLEYGNIQAAKELIKCGKIAAVFVEPIQGEGGIYSATKEFLQSLRSACDEAGCLLVFDEVQCGLGRTGYLWAYEAYNVVPDIMTIAKPLAGGLPIGAALMSERVAAAMKYGEHGSTFAGGPLVCAAAFTVLDKISRPSFLTSVSKKGQSFKEMLIQKLGGNSHVKEIRGVGLIIGIELDVPASPLVDACRNSGLLILTAGKGNVVRLVPPLIITEQELERAAAILSECLPVLDKTLK
- the LOC110626352 gene encoding F-box/LRR-repeat protein 14; the protein is MDNLPDQLVWEIMSRVKKTVDRNSVSLACKRLYELDREQRQSLRFGCGLDPANQALSSLCNRFPNLVKVEITYSGWMSKLGKQLDDHGLAILSNNCPSLIDLSLSYCTFITDVGLRHLASCSKLSALKLNFTPRITGCGILSLVVGCKKLTILHLNRCLNVTSVEWLEYLGKLETLEDLSIKNCRVIGEGDLIKLGSSWRKLKKLQFEVDANYRYMKVYDRLAVDRWQKQLVPCESMSELSLVNCIISPGRGLACVLGKCKNLEKIHLDMCVGVRDCDIIGLAQKSRNLLSISLRVPSDFSLPLLLNNPLRLTDESLKAVAENCPMLESVRISFSDGEFPSFSSFTLNGILALIQMCPIRELALDHVYSFNDAGMEALCSAQYLETLELVRCQEISDEGLQLVSQFPRLCILRLRKCLGVTDDGLKPLVESYKLEILTVEDCPQISERGVQGAARSVSFRQDLSWMY